A genomic segment from Asterias amurensis chromosome 6, ASM3211899v1 encodes:
- the LOC139938864 gene encoding uncharacterized protein: protein MHIMSISHNQLQSVYVDGNVGIFNVGSNGLSNWNNFSLFERYYHSHYLDISNNSFNALIQPRWAKGLKFLNADMNLLANLSSTTLSGFVDLTALHVANNRLLFISPTALSQLSMLQSLYLDNNSLTSLLGVFFNQSNLEELSITNNRLTMLHSDYFVGLLSLKRLYLAGNHLTSVNSQMLMPQILTLDLSRNELQLVDLQDCALNLTSLQDLSLAHNLIQDALTILGFCDNLQILDMSFNLIQVVPGESLSGRNKELSKLELEGNPLQCDCRLKGLRDWLRNNPPYVEPRCAEPSQNSGSLITDLDSHDFLCQQPMAIVDNQLTAPTGKSVSLTCTATGIPAPTITWLSPNNTEITHDWQGRFAILQGKILHITQVEDDDRGMYTCLAQNFLGEARAVVNLTVRPDSLASSILPTMFITIIITVAVIAGIIFLRRYRKKQRSRAANSTSATTTSDLKVGFRKGDTADSERGRVNEALDEDYEIPSEHQVQPYEDPSGGNREDKVDREVSYESVSGP from the coding sequence ATGCATATAATGTCAATTAGTCACAACCAACTACAGTCAGTGTACGTTGACGGGAATGTAGGCATATTTAATGTAGGCAGTAATGGATTGTCAAACTGGAATAATTTCTCCTTATTTGAACGTTATTACCATTCCCACTACCTGGACATTAGCAACAACTCATTCAATGCTTTGATTCAACCACGTTGGGCCAAAGGTCTAAAGTTCTTAAATGCCGACATGAACTTGCTGGCAAACCTGTCCTCGACAACCCTGTCAGGATTTGTCGATCTGACTGCACTGCATGTAGCCAATAATCGTCTCTTGTTCATCTCACCCACTGCACTGAGTCAACTCTCCATGCTACAGTCACTGTATCTCGACAACAATTCCCTGACATCTTTGTTAGGAGTGTTTTTCAACCAGTCTAACTTAGAAGAGCTGTCCATCACCAACAACCGACTCACCATGTTACATTCTGATTACTTCGTGGGTCTATTGTCGTTGAAGCGTCTGTACCTCGCAGGGAATCATCTCACTAGTGTCAACTCACAGATGTTGATGCCTCAAATTCTTACCTTGGACTTATCCCGAAATGAGCTTCAACTTGTTGACCTGCAGGACTGTGCTCTTAATCTTACAAGCCTACAGGATCTCTCACTGGCTCACAATCTTATCCAAGACGCATTGACTATCTTGGGCTTCTGTGATAACTTGCAAATACTGGATATGAGCTTTAACCTGATCCAAGTCGTGCCCGGTGAATCTTTATCTGGGAGGAATAAAGAATTATCCAAACTCGAGCTAGAAGGCAACCCACTGCAGTGCGACTGTAGGCTCAAGGGTCTGCGAGACTGGCTGCGTAACAATCCACCGTACGTTGAGCCTCGATGTGCAGAACCGAGTCAAAACTCTGGGTCACTGATAACAGACTTGGACAGTCATGACTTCCTATGTCAACAACCGATGGCGATAGTGGACAATCAGCTGACAGCCCCGACTGGCAAATCTGTTTCTCTTACATGTACAGCTACTGGCATTCCTGCTCCGACCATTACATGGCTCTCACCAAACAACACAGAGATAACTCATGACTGGCAAGGAAGATTCGCCATTCTGCAAGGAAAAATTCTGCATATCACACAAGTTGAGGATGATGACCGCGGTATGTACACATGTCTTGCCCAGAACTTCTTGGGTGAAGCGAGAGCTGTGGTCAACCTTACAGTACGGCCAGACTCACTTGCTTCTTCCATTCTCCCCACAATGTTCATCACCATTATAATAACAGTTGCTGTAATTGCTGGTATCATATTTCTGCGTCGATATCGCAAGAAACAACGCAGCCGAGCAGCAAACTCCACATCTGCAACTACAACCTCCGATCTGAAAGTTGGCTTCCGTAAAGGTGACACCGCTGACTCGGAGAGAGGTCGTGTGAACGAAGCTCTGGACGAAGACTATGAGATTCCAAGTGAACACCAGGTTCAGCCCTATGAGGATCCTAGTGGAGGCAACAGAGAGGACAAGGTAGACAGAGAGGTGTCGTATGAAAGTGTGTCTGGTCCTTAG